From the genome of Duffyella gerundensis, one region includes:
- a CDS encoding DNA polymerase III subunit psi: MASRRDWLLQQMGITQYQLRRPRALKGEIALTVAPDTRLLIVATVPPALDDALVADVLRALALEPHQVMPLTPDQVAMLPEEGEYASWCLGLSDPLTRAGIQLDSPALDELYYNGAAKRALWRQICEHDGHLLSHPE; the protein is encoded by the coding sequence ATGGCTTCCAGGCGTGACTGGCTGTTACAGCAGATGGGCATTACGCAGTATCAGCTGCGGCGTCCGCGCGCATTGAAAGGTGAAATAGCCCTGACGGTGGCGCCCGATACGCGGCTGTTGATCGTGGCGACGGTACCGCCAGCGCTGGATGATGCGCTGGTGGCTGATGTGCTGCGCGCGCTGGCGCTCGAGCCGCATCAGGTGATGCCGCTGACGCCCGATCAGGTAGCAATGCTGCCGGAAGAGGGCGAGTACGCCAGCTGGTGCCTTGGCCTGAGCGATCCGCTGACGCGCGCAGGCATTCAGCTCGATTCTCCGGCTTTAGATGAGCTTTATTACAACGGCGCGGCGAAACGCGCACTCTGGCGACAAATTTGTGAACATGACGGCCATCTCCTTTCTCACCCCGAATGA
- a CDS encoding CsbD family protein, which yields MNGDIVVGKWKQWKGQMWLVWAEWFDNDAVWTAGNNDWFSGIVQEDYGRERLNNACTEKRPR from the coding sequence ATGAATGGCGACATCGTCGTTGGCAAATGGAAACAATGGAAAGGCCAGATGTGGCTGGTTTGGGCAGAGTGGTTTGATAACGATGCTGTCTGGACCGCAGGGAATAATGACTGGTTTTCCGGTATCGTACAGGAAGATTACGGCAGAGAACGTCTGAACAACGCCTGCACAGAAAAACGCCCTCGCTGA
- the rsmC gene encoding 16S rRNA (guanine(1207)-N(2))-methyltransferase RsmC yields MPAFSPASEVILRHSDEFTERRVLFAGDLQDDLPAQLETQLSKVFTQQYHHWQLLSPRLEENARFSLVATADDVSDCDTLVYYWPKSKPEAQYQLQNLLSLLPEGCDLFVIGENRSGVRSAEGMVEAWAKLDKIDSARRCGLYHGKLETRPDFDAESFWHSYEVDGLTIKTLPGVFSRDGLDAGSRLLLSTLSAHTKGKVLDVGCGAGVLSATLASHSPKVRLTLTDVNAAAVAASKATLAANQLEGEVFPSNVFSDVTGRFDMIISNPPFHEGTQTSLDAAQTLIRGAAKHLNTGGELRIVANAFLPYAQVLDETFGSHEVLAQTGRFKVYRAVYGRAAKALRSAK; encoded by the coding sequence ATGCCCGCTTTTTCCCCGGCCAGCGAAGTAATCCTGCGCCACAGTGATGAATTTACCGAACGCCGCGTGCTGTTTGCCGGCGATCTGCAGGATGACCTGCCCGCCCAGCTTGAGACGCAGCTCAGCAAAGTCTTTACTCAGCAATACCATCACTGGCAGTTGCTTAGCCCGCGCCTGGAAGAGAACGCGCGTTTTAGCCTGGTGGCAACCGCCGATGACGTCAGCGATTGCGATACGCTGGTTTACTACTGGCCAAAGAGCAAGCCAGAAGCGCAGTACCAGCTGCAAAACCTGCTCTCCCTGCTGCCTGAAGGCTGCGATCTGTTTGTGATCGGCGAAAACCGTAGCGGCGTGCGCAGCGCGGAAGGCATGGTTGAGGCGTGGGCAAAGCTGGATAAAATCGACAGCGCCCGCCGTTGTGGCCTCTATCATGGCAAGCTGGAAACCCGTCCTGACTTTGATGCAGAGAGCTTCTGGCACAGCTACGAAGTGGATGGCCTGACCATTAAAACCTTGCCTGGCGTCTTCAGCCGTGATGGCCTTGATGCCGGCAGCCGCCTGCTGCTGTCTACGCTGAGCGCGCATACCAAAGGCAAAGTACTGGACGTCGGCTGTGGCGCAGGTGTGCTTTCTGCCACGCTGGCCAGCCATTCGCCGAAGGTGCGTCTGACCCTGACCGACGTCAACGCAGCGGCCGTCGCGGCCAGTAAAGCGACGCTGGCAGCCAATCAGCTGGAAGGCGAAGTGTTCCCGAGCAACGTCTTCTCTGACGTTACCGGCCGCTTCGATATGATCATCTCCAACCCGCCGTTTCATGAAGGCACGCAAACCAGCCTTGATGCTGCTCAGACGCTGATCCGCGGCGCGGCGAAGCATCTGAACACCGGCGGCGAGCTGCGTATCGTGGCTAACGCCTTTTTGCCGTATGCCCAGGTACTGGACGAAACCTTCGGCAGTCATGAAGTGCTGGCGCAGACCGGTCGCTTCAAGGTTTATCGTGCGGTTTATGGTCGTGCCGCCAAAGCGTTACGCAGCGCGAAATAA
- a CDS encoding DUF1328 domain-containing protein, which translates to MFRWGIIFLVIALIAAALGFGGLAGTAAWAAKVVFVVGIILFLISLFTGRKRL; encoded by the coding sequence ATGTTTCGTTGGGGTATTATTTTTCTGGTCATTGCACTGATTGCAGCCGCGTTGGGTTTTGGTGGCTTGGCGGGTACCGCAGCATGGGCCGCTAAAGTTGTCTTCGTGGTAGGTATCATCCTGTTCCTGATCAGCCTGTTCACGGGCCGTAAGCGCCTCTAG
- the yjjG gene encoding pyrimidine 5'-nucleotidase, producing the protein MLANWDWILFDADDTLFHFDAFAGLQQLFRQYDVAFSAGDYADYQAINKPLWVEYQNGAISALQLQHQRFTPWAERLNVTPDTLNSGFLNAMAEICVPLKGAVNLIERLKGEVKMGIITNGFTALQQARLQRTGFLGFFDLLVISEQVGVAKPHPDIFNHALEKMGHPPRDRVLMVGDNPDSDILGGINAGLKTCWLNADGRSKPEQITPDWEVASLHELETLLFA; encoded by the coding sequence ATGTTAGCTAACTGGGACTGGATTCTTTTCGACGCCGACGACACCCTGTTTCACTTTGACGCTTTTGCCGGACTGCAACAGCTGTTTCGTCAGTATGACGTGGCTTTTTCCGCAGGTGATTACGCCGATTATCAGGCGATCAACAAGCCGCTGTGGGTGGAATATCAGAATGGCGCCATTAGCGCGCTGCAACTGCAGCATCAGCGCTTTACTCCGTGGGCGGAGCGGCTGAACGTCACGCCGGATACGCTCAACAGCGGCTTTTTAAACGCCATGGCGGAGATTTGCGTGCCGCTGAAAGGTGCCGTTAATCTGATCGAACGCCTGAAGGGCGAAGTGAAGATGGGCATCATTACCAACGGTTTTACCGCGCTGCAACAGGCGCGGCTACAGCGCACCGGCTTTCTGGGCTTCTTCGATCTGCTGGTGATCTCGGAGCAGGTTGGCGTGGCTAAACCGCACCCCGATATCTTCAATCACGCGCTGGAAAAAATGGGCCATCCGCCGCGCGATCGCGTGCTAATGGTGGGCGATAATCCCGACTCCGACATTTTAGGCGGCATCAACGCCGGGCTGAAAACCTGCTGGCTGAACGCCGACGGGCGCAGCAAGCCAGAGCAGATTACGCCAGACTGGGAAGTAGCCTCGCTGCATGAGCTCGAAACCCTGCTGTTTGCCTGA
- the osmY gene encoding molecular chaperone OsmY: MNKTKIAKTLMAVLVGSALMSGSALAEETMTHKAQNTADSAGSKIDSSMKKVDGFMDDSGVTAKAKAALVDDDAIKSTDISVKTHNGVVTLSGFVTSQDQAEKAVALVKKVEGVKSVSDKLHVKDSKNQSVKGYAGDAATTSEIKAKLLADDIIPSRKVKVETNDGVVLLSGTVDNKAQSDRAEGIAKAIEGVKSVKNDLTVKS; the protein is encoded by the coding sequence ATGAACAAGACTAAGATTGCTAAAACTCTGATGGCTGTACTGGTTGGTTCTGCGCTGATGAGTGGTTCTGCTCTGGCAGAAGAAACCATGACCCATAAAGCACAGAACACCGCCGACAGCGCAGGTTCTAAAATCGATAGTTCTATGAAAAAAGTCGATGGTTTTATGGATGACAGCGGTGTTACTGCCAAAGCAAAAGCTGCACTGGTAGATGACGACGCAATTAAAAGCACAGACATTTCCGTTAAAACGCACAACGGCGTGGTCACGCTGAGCGGTTTCGTTACCTCTCAGGATCAGGCAGAAAAAGCCGTCGCGTTGGTTAAAAAAGTTGAAGGCGTGAAATCCGTTAGCGATAAGCTACACGTTAAAGACAGCAAAAATCAGTCAGTTAAAGGTTATGCAGGCGATGCTGCAACAACCAGCGAAATTAAGGCTAAACTGTTAGCAGATGACATCATCCCTTCACGTAAAGTGAAAGTGGAAACCAATGATGGCGTTGTTCTGTTATCAGGAACCGTCGATAACAAAGCGCAGTCAGACCGCGCAGAAGGTATCGCAAAAGCCATTGAAGGCGTGAAAAGCGTTAAAAACGACCTGACCGTTAAATCGTAA
- a CDS encoding DUF1435 domain-containing protein, producing the protein MIIAMFTACGLWGVSWFMGKRLDSAWGVLLPCTALPLLAMMQLSYSEWRLVMIIALLLTATMLFHKTLRHYLLLPSCLALAGALAAISLNFTTG; encoded by the coding sequence TACCGCATGTGGATTGTGGGGGGTGAGTTGGTTCATGGGCAAACGGCTGGATAGCGCGTGGGGCGTGCTGTTGCCCTGCACGGCGTTGCCGCTGTTGGCAATGATGCAGCTCTCTTACAGCGAATGGCGGCTGGTGATGATTATCGCTTTGCTGCTGACTGCGACCATGCTGTTTCATAAAACGCTGCGTCACTATTTGCTGTTGCCATCCTGTCTGGCTCTGGCGGGCGCACTGGCGGCCATTTCACTGAATTTTACCACGGGATAA
- the rimI gene encoding ribosomal protein S18-alanine N-acetyltransferase: MTAISFLTPNDLPQAFAIEQRSHAFPWTEKTLASNQGERYLNYRLTVDDTLAAFAITQVVLDEATLFNIAVDPAFQRRGFGRQLLLHLIDALLQRDVLTLWLEVRASNQAAIQLYESLEFNQVSLRRNYYPTATGREDAIIMALTL, encoded by the coding sequence ATGACGGCCATCTCCTTTCTCACCCCGAATGATTTACCGCAGGCGTTTGCCATTGAGCAGCGCAGCCACGCTTTTCCGTGGACGGAAAAAACCCTTGCCAGCAATCAGGGCGAGCGCTACCTGAATTATCGGCTGACGGTCGACGACACGCTGGCCGCTTTTGCCATCACGCAGGTGGTGCTGGATGAAGCAACGCTGTTTAACATTGCGGTCGATCCGGCGTTCCAGCGGCGGGGTTTTGGCCGTCAGCTGCTACTGCATCTGATTGATGCACTGCTGCAGCGCGATGTGCTGACCCTGTGGCTGGAAGTGCGCGCGTCCAATCAGGCCGCGATTCAACTCTATGAATCCCTGGAATTTAATCAGGTATCGCTGCGCCGCAACTATTATCCCACGGCCACCGGCCGTGAAGATGCGATCATTATGGCGCTGACGCTGTAA
- the prfC gene encoding peptide chain release factor 3, giving the protein MSNAPFMQEVARRRTFAIISHPDAGKTTITEKVLLFGQAIQTAGTVKGRGSNQHAKSDWMEMEKQRGISITTSVMQFPYRESLVNLLDTPGHEDFSEDTYRTLTAVDCCLMVIDAAKGVEDRTRKLMEVTRLRDTPIITFMNKLDRDIRDPMELLDEVESELKIACAPITWPIGCGKLFKGVYHLYKDETYLYQSGKGSTIQEVRIVKGLHNPDLDQAVGEELAAQLREELELVQGASHEFEQDAFLQGSLTPVFFGTALGNFGVDHMLDGLVSWAPPPMPRKTDARVVEAHEDKFTGFVFKIQANMDPKHRDRVAFMRVVSGKYEKGMKLRQVRTGKDVVISDALTFMAGDRTHVEEAWPGDIIGLHNHGTIQIGDTFTQGENLKFTGIPNFAPELFRRIRLRDPLKQKQLLKGLVQLSEEGAVQVFRPVHNNDLIVGAVGVLQFDVVVARLKSEYNVEAIYEAINVSTARWVDCPDVKKFDEFQRKNEVNLALDGGDNLTYIAPTMVNLNITQERYPEVVFRKTREH; this is encoded by the coding sequence ATGTCAAATGCACCCTTTATGCAAGAAGTGGCGCGTCGCCGCACTTTTGCCATTATTTCGCACCCCGATGCCGGTAAGACCACCATCACTGAAAAAGTGCTGCTGTTCGGACAGGCGATCCAGACCGCCGGTACGGTAAAAGGCCGTGGCTCCAACCAGCACGCCAAATCGGACTGGATGGAGATGGAAAAGCAGCGTGGTATTTCGATCACGACCTCGGTGATGCAGTTTCCTTACCGTGAAAGCCTGGTCAACCTGCTGGACACGCCGGGACACGAAGACTTCTCGGAAGATACCTACCGTACGCTGACGGCGGTGGACTGCTGCCTGATGGTCATCGACGCGGCAAAAGGCGTTGAGGATCGTACCCGCAAGCTGATGGAAGTGACGCGACTGCGCGATACGCCAATCATCACCTTTATGAACAAGCTGGACCGCGATATTCGCGATCCTATGGAGCTGCTGGATGAGGTGGAGAGCGAACTGAAAATCGCCTGTGCGCCCATCACCTGGCCCATTGGCTGCGGCAAACTGTTTAAAGGCGTGTATCACCTTTATAAAGATGAAACCTACCTTTATCAGTCAGGCAAAGGCAGCACCATTCAGGAAGTGCGCATCGTCAAAGGTTTACACAACCCGGATCTCGATCAGGCGGTAGGCGAAGAGCTGGCCGCGCAGCTGCGTGAAGAGCTGGAGCTGGTGCAGGGCGCATCGCATGAGTTTGAGCAGGATGCCTTTTTACAGGGTTCGCTAACGCCGGTGTTTTTCGGCACTGCGCTGGGCAACTTTGGCGTTGATCACATGCTGGATGGCCTGGTGTCGTGGGCACCGCCACCGATGCCGCGCAAAACCGATGCGCGTGTGGTTGAAGCCCATGAAGACAAGTTCACCGGCTTTGTGTTTAAGATTCAGGCCAATATGGACCCGAAACACCGTGACCGCGTCGCCTTTATGCGCGTGGTGTCCGGTAAGTATGAAAAAGGCATGAAGCTGCGCCAGGTGCGCACCGGCAAAGACGTGGTGATTTCCGATGCGCTGACCTTTATGGCGGGCGATCGTACCCACGTGGAAGAAGCCTGGCCGGGCGATATCATCGGCCTGCATAACCACGGCACCATTCAGATTGGCGATACCTTTACCCAGGGCGAAAATCTGAAGTTCACCGGCATCCCTAACTTTGCGCCAGAGCTGTTCCGTCGTATTCGTCTGCGCGATCCGCTGAAGCAGAAGCAGCTGTTGAAAGGGCTGGTGCAGCTGTCGGAAGAGGGCGCAGTGCAGGTCTTCCGTCCGGTGCACAACAACGATTTGATCGTCGGCGCGGTGGGTGTACTGCAGTTTGATGTGGTCGTGGCGCGTCTGAAAAGCGAATACAATGTTGAGGCGATCTACGAAGCGATTAACGTCTCGACTGCCCGCTGGGTAGATTGCCCGGACGTGAAGAAATTCGACGAATTTCAGCGCAAAAACGAAGTCAATCTGGCGCTGGATGGCGGTGACAATCTTACCTACATTGCGCCAACCATGGTGAACCTGAATATCACTCAGGAACGCTATCCGGAAGTGGTGTTCCGTAAAACCCGCGAACACTAA